From a single Cupriavidus taiwanensis LMG 19424 genomic region:
- the cyoE gene encoding heme o synthase, with product MKDKTPSVVTATHPHSLGRLSRMRHLARQYAALTKPRVTQLAVFCAIIGMFLATPGMVPWPVLIGGAAGIWLLAGAAFAINCLVEQKIDALMRRTAWRPSATGEITTRQTLVFSAILGGAGMWLLHVYANDLTMWLTFATFLGYAVVYTILLKPATPQNIVIGGLSGAMPPALGWAAVAGEVPAEAWFLVLIIFTWTPPHFWALALYRRADYAKSGLPMLPVTHGERYTLLHILLYTLIMIAATLLPFVYGMSGYIYLAAALALGAGFLAYAWKLYRNYSDELAQRTFRFSILYLSLLFAALLVDHYFKFVPQV from the coding sequence ATGAAAGACAAGACCCCTTCCGTGGTTACCGCTACCCACCCTCATTCCCTGGGCAGGTTGAGCCGCATGCGCCACCTGGCCCGGCAATATGCCGCCCTGACAAAGCCGCGCGTGACGCAGCTGGCCGTCTTCTGCGCCATCATCGGCATGTTCCTCGCCACGCCCGGCATGGTGCCGTGGCCGGTGCTGATCGGCGGCGCCGCCGGCATCTGGCTGCTGGCCGGCGCGGCCTTCGCCATCAATTGCCTGGTCGAGCAGAAGATCGATGCGCTGATGCGCCGTACCGCCTGGCGCCCGTCCGCCACCGGCGAGATCACCACGCGCCAGACGCTGGTGTTCTCCGCCATCCTGGGCGGCGCGGGCATGTGGCTGCTGCATGTCTACGCCAACGACCTGACCATGTGGCTGACCTTTGCCACGTTCCTGGGCTATGCGGTGGTCTACACCATCCTGCTCAAGCCGGCCACGCCGCAGAACATCGTTATCGGCGGGCTGTCCGGGGCGATGCCGCCGGCGCTGGGCTGGGCCGCGGTGGCCGGCGAGGTGCCGGCCGAGGCATGGTTCCTGGTGCTGATCATCTTCACCTGGACCCCGCCGCACTTCTGGGCGCTGGCGCTGTACCGCCGCGCCGACTACGCCAAGTCCGGGCTGCCGATGCTGCCGGTCACGCACGGCGAGCGCTACACGCTGCTGCATATCCTGCTGTACACGCTGATCATGATCGCGGCGACGCTGCTGCCCTTCGTCTACGGCATGAGCGGCTACATCTACCTGGCGGCCGCGCTGGCGCTGGGCGCTGGCTTCCTCGCCTATGCCTGGAAGCTGTACCGGAACTATTCGGACGAACTGGCGCAGCGCACCTTCCGCTTCTCGATCCTGTACCTGTCGCTGCTGTTCGCGGCGCTGCTGGTCGACCACTACTTCAAGTTCGTGCCGCAGGTCTGA
- a CDS encoding twin transmembrane helix small protein: MRFVIIIAFILIIASLASALFFMMRDRGKTPNMMRSLMLRVGFSVALFLFILFSSWMGWIHSTGIRMAP, from the coding sequence ATGCGCTTTGTCATCATCATTGCCTTCATCCTGATCATTGCCAGCCTGGCCTCGGCCTTGTTCTTCATGATGCGCGACCGCGGCAAGACGCCCAACATGATGCGCTCGCTGATGCTGCGCGTGGGCTTCTCGGTGGCGCTGTTCCTGTTCATCCTGTTCTCGAGCTGGATGGGCTGGATCCACAGCACCGGCATCCGCATGGCGCCCTGA
- a CDS encoding COX15/CtaA family protein — translation MLLQLAIIGVLIALFPLSYVMVKGDRNKYRKLAWITAFLTLDLIMFGSFTRLTDSGLGCPDWPGCYGHSNPHAAMEPIRAAETAMPSGPVTLAKAWIEMIHRYFAMAVGVLIITLMVLAWVKRRELKQSPWFATGVLLLVCVQGAFGAFTVTLKLQPVIVVTHLMLGMALLAVLIQLGSRNDPPHPVAPQAARLRWPVRIGLLLLVIQIFLGGWVSTNYAVLACTDFPLCNGQLVPEMDFRHGFTLWRQLGMTADGDYIPHAALVAIHWVHRCFAVVVLGYLAWFGLRARRLEGLSRAAGWLLATLVLQLATGLSNIVFDWPLVAAVAHNGGAALLLLLLVRLHYNIGLTTRAAGAPAAVPTAARAT, via the coding sequence ATGCTGCTGCAACTGGCCATCATCGGCGTCCTGATCGCGCTGTTCCCGCTGTCCTACGTGATGGTGAAGGGCGATCGCAACAAGTACCGCAAGCTTGCCTGGATCACGGCATTCCTGACGCTGGACCTGATCATGTTCGGCAGCTTCACGCGGCTGACCGACTCCGGGCTGGGCTGCCCGGACTGGCCGGGCTGCTACGGGCATTCCAACCCGCATGCCGCGATGGAACCGATCCGCGCGGCCGAGACCGCCATGCCGAGCGGGCCGGTGACGCTGGCCAAGGCATGGATCGAGATGATCCATCGCTACTTCGCCATGGCCGTCGGCGTGCTGATCATCACGCTGATGGTGCTGGCGTGGGTCAAGCGGCGCGAGCTGAAGCAGTCGCCCTGGTTCGCCACTGGCGTGCTGCTGCTGGTGTGCGTGCAGGGCGCCTTCGGCGCCTTCACCGTGACCCTGAAGCTGCAGCCCGTTATCGTCGTCACGCACCTGATGCTGGGCATGGCGCTGCTGGCGGTGCTGATCCAGCTGGGCTCGCGCAACGACCCGCCGCACCCGGTCGCGCCGCAGGCGGCGCGGCTGCGCTGGCCGGTGCGCATCGGCCTGCTGCTGCTGGTGATCCAGATTTTCCTGGGCGGCTGGGTCAGCACCAATTACGCGGTGCTGGCCTGCACCGACTTCCCGCTGTGCAATGGCCAGCTGGTGCCGGAGATGGACTTCCGCCATGGCTTTACGCTGTGGCGCCAGCTGGGCATGACCGCGGATGGCGACTACATCCCTCACGCGGCGCTGGTGGCGATCCACTGGGTGCATCGCTGCTTTGCCGTCGTCGTGCTGGGCTACCTGGCGTGGTTCGGCCTGCGCGCGCGCCGGCTCGAAGGGCTCAGCCGCGCGGCCGGCTGGCTGCTGGCGACGCTGGTGCTGCAACTGGCCACCGGGCTATCGAATATCGTGTTCGACTGGCCGCTGGTGGCGGCGGTCGCGCATAACGGCGGCGCCGCGCTGCTGCTGCTGCTGCTGGTCCGTCTCCACTACAATATCGGGCTGACGACCCGGGCCGCCGGCGCCCCCGCTGCCGTGCCGACTGCCGCCCGCGCCACATGA
- a CDS encoding SCO family protein: MPRLSSASGLFAAFRRFSLLAALALAVAACGQQKASFRNVDITGAADFGKDFSLTDHTGKVRTLADYKGKAVVMFFGYTHCPDVCPTTMAELKAVMEKLGPDADRVQVLFVTVDPERDTQALLAQYVPAFDPRFVGLRPADEASLQKLAKDFKVFYAKVPGSSPNNYTVDHSAGSYVFDPNGKLRLFIRHGQGPEPIAHDLKQLLS; the protein is encoded by the coding sequence ATGCCACGCCTCAGCTCCGCTTCCGGCCTGTTCGCCGCCTTCCGCCGCTTTTCCCTGCTGGCCGCGCTGGCCCTGGCCGTCGCTGCCTGCGGGCAGCAGAAAGCGTCGTTCCGCAATGTCGATATCACCGGCGCCGCCGACTTCGGCAAGGACTTCTCGCTGACCGACCACACCGGCAAGGTGCGCACCCTGGCCGACTACAAGGGCAAGGCCGTGGTGATGTTCTTCGGCTACACCCACTGCCCGGACGTCTGCCCCACCACCATGGCCGAACTGAAGGCGGTGATGGAGAAGCTGGGACCGGACGCGGACCGCGTACAGGTGCTGTTCGTCACGGTGGATCCGGAACGCGATACGCAGGCCCTGCTGGCGCAGTACGTGCCCGCCTTCGATCCGCGCTTCGTCGGGTTGCGCCCGGCCGACGAGGCCTCGCTGCAGAAGCTGGCCAAGGACTTCAAGGTGTTCTACGCCAAGGTGCCGGGCAGCTCGCCCAACAACTACACGGTGGATCACTCGGCCGGCAGCTATGTGTTCGATCCTAACGGCAAGCTGCGGCTGTTCATCCGTCACGGCCAGGGTCCGGAACCCATCGCGCACGACCTGAAACAGCTGTTGTCCTGA
- a CDS encoding SURF1 family protein, which yields MSWRRFASPLPLAAALVVIAVTCALGNWQLDRAHEKEARAARLQALAAQPPVVLGTAPLSQVVTDRAVRVTGRFDASRTVLLDNRPHGIGGRSGDSRAGFLVLTPLVIGASPDEAAARRAVLVLRGWLPRDAQDRTRIAPFPTPEGEVTITGTALAGVPRVYSLGQEAAGSRIRQNLEIAPYAAETGLALHPLVVEQRNDTGDGLARDWPPADAGADRHYGYAFQWFGLAALTVVLVVVPGWRRARRLAAP from the coding sequence ATGAGCTGGCGCCGCTTTGCCAGCCCGTTGCCGCTGGCCGCTGCGCTGGTCGTGATCGCGGTCACCTGCGCGCTGGGCAACTGGCAGCTCGATCGCGCGCACGAGAAAGAAGCGCGCGCCGCACGGCTGCAGGCGCTGGCGGCGCAGCCGCCGGTGGTGTTGGGCACGGCGCCGCTGTCACAAGTTGTGACCGACCGCGCGGTGCGCGTGACCGGGCGCTTCGACGCATCGCGCACGGTATTGCTGGATAATCGCCCCCACGGCATCGGCGGCCGCAGCGGCGACAGCCGCGCGGGCTTCCTGGTGCTGACGCCGCTGGTGATCGGCGCGTCGCCCGATGAGGCCGCCGCCCGACGGGCGGTGCTGGTGCTGCGCGGCTGGCTGCCGCGCGATGCGCAGGACCGCACCCGGATCGCGCCGTTCCCGACGCCAGAGGGCGAGGTGACCATTACCGGCACGGCACTGGCGGGCGTGCCGCGGGTCTATAGCCTGGGCCAGGAGGCCGCCGGCAGCAGGATCCGCCAGAACCTCGAGATCGCGCCGTATGCCGCCGAAACCGGGCTGGCCCTGCATCCGCTGGTGGTCGAGCAGCGCAACGATACCGGCGACGGCCTGGCGCGCGACTGGCCGCCCGCGGACGCGGGCGCCGACCGGCACTATGGCTATGCCTTCCAGTGGTTCGGGCTGGCCGCGCTGACGGTGGTGCTGGTGGTGGTGCCGGGCTGGCGCCGCGCGCGGCGGCTGGCCGCACCCTGA
- a CDS encoding cytochrome c oxidase subunit 3 has translation MSANRANAPYYFVPGPSRHPITASFGLLMTGAGAAGWVNGQPWAPYLCGFGLLWFLFVLKSWFGDAISESEGGMYGKNIDLSFRWSMGWFIFSEVMFFAAFFGALFYARSIAMPWLGDLNNKILWPDFAAVWPNTGPAGVVENFQTMGPWPIPTINTALLLMSGLTLTWAHHALLAGKRSQLIQGLVLTILLGAIFMCFQVYEYMHAYSELNLKLSSGIYGSTFFLLTGFHGFHVTMGAIMLTVVLIRVLKGHFTPEHHFAFEGAAWYWHFVDVVWLFLYVVVYWL, from the coding sequence ATGAGTGCGAATCGCGCAAACGCTCCGTACTACTTCGTACCGGGCCCGTCGCGCCACCCCATCACCGCAAGCTTCGGCCTGCTGATGACGGGCGCCGGCGCCGCCGGTTGGGTAAACGGGCAGCCCTGGGCGCCGTACCTGTGCGGCTTCGGCCTGCTGTGGTTCCTGTTCGTGCTCAAGAGCTGGTTTGGCGACGCCATCAGCGAGTCCGAGGGCGGCATGTACGGCAAGAACATCGACCTGTCGTTCCGCTGGTCGATGGGCTGGTTCATCTTCTCCGAGGTGATGTTCTTCGCCGCGTTCTTCGGCGCGCTGTTCTACGCCCGGTCCATCGCCATGCCGTGGCTGGGCGACCTGAACAACAAGATCCTGTGGCCCGACTTCGCCGCGGTATGGCCCAACACCGGCCCGGCCGGCGTGGTGGAAAACTTCCAGACCATGGGCCCGTGGCCGATCCCGACCATCAACACCGCGCTGCTGCTGATGTCCGGCTTGACGCTGACCTGGGCGCACCACGCGCTGCTGGCCGGCAAGCGCAGCCAGCTGATCCAGGGTTTGGTGCTGACCATCCTGCTGGGCGCGATCTTCATGTGCTTCCAGGTGTACGAGTACATGCACGCCTACTCGGAACTGAACCTGAAGCTGAGCTCGGGCATCTACGGCTCCACCTTCTTCCTGCTGACCGGGTTCCACGGCTTCCACGTGACCATGGGCGCGATCATGCTGACGGTGGTGCTGATCCGCGTGCTGAAGGGCCACTTCACCCCCGAGCACCACTTCGCCTTCGAAGGCGCGGCCTGGTACTGGCACTTCGTTGACGTCGTGTGGCTGTTCCTCTACGTCGTGGTGTACTGGCTGTAA
- a CDS encoding cytochrome c oxidase assembly protein — protein sequence MSIEQQSRREAHKEAGREADKRFNRGMMLRLVVIVAVMFGFGYALVPLYKKICEITGINVITTRELHGAVKNTQIDKSRTITVEFDSNARGPFAFRPVKNSMEVHPGEMATIVYEVANGQPRDISAQAIPSYAPKQATQYFMKLECFCFKQQTLKANEAREMPVVFVIDPALPKDVKSITLSYTFFEVGTPVAQAPEGQLAPQPAPAGKGI from the coding sequence ATGAGCATCGAGCAGCAGTCGCGAAGGGAAGCGCACAAGGAAGCGGGGAGGGAAGCGGACAAGCGCTTCAACCGCGGCATGATGCTGCGCCTGGTCGTGATCGTTGCCGTGATGTTCGGCTTTGGCTACGCGCTGGTGCCGCTGTACAAGAAGATCTGCGAAATCACCGGCATCAACGTGATCACCACCCGCGAGCTGCATGGCGCGGTCAAGAACACGCAGATCGACAAGAGCCGCACCATCACGGTGGAATTCGACTCCAACGCGCGCGGGCCCTTCGCCTTCCGGCCGGTGAAGAACAGCATGGAAGTGCATCCCGGCGAGATGGCGACGATCGTCTACGAGGTGGCCAACGGGCAGCCGCGCGATATCTCGGCGCAGGCCATCCCGAGCTACGCGCCCAAGCAGGCGACCCAGTATTTCATGAAGCTGGAGTGCTTCTGCTTCAAGCAGCAGACGCTCAAGGCGAACGAGGCGCGCGAGATGCCGGTGGTGTTCGTGATCGATCCCGCGCTGCCCAAGGATGTGAAGAGCATTACGCTGTCGTACACCTTCTTCGAGGTGGGCACGCCGGTGGCGCAGGCGCCCGAAGGCCAGCTGGCGCCGCAGCCCGCACCGGCCGGCAAGGGCATCTGA
- a CDS encoding cytochrome oxidase small assembly protein, with amino-acid sequence MQSPDKSPSPPDHKAANRRLGLILLSIVVVFFLGFFAKMKFLG; translated from the coding sequence ATGCAGTCTCCAGACAAAAGCCCGTCACCCCCGGACCACAAGGCCGCCAACCGGCGCCTTGGCCTGATCCTGTTGTCGATCGTGGTGGTTTTCTTTCTGGGGTTCTTCGCCAAGATGAAGTTCCTTGGCTGA
- a CDS encoding DUF2970 domain-containing protein, with protein MDEMKDAVKRKLSFAQTMRAVLWSFIGLRKGAEHERDMARLNPVHVVIAGLIAAAVFIAILVVIVRLVVSQAAA; from the coding sequence ATGGATGAGATGAAGGACGCGGTCAAGCGCAAGCTGTCGTTTGCGCAGACCATGCGCGCGGTGTTGTGGTCGTTCATCGGCTTGCGCAAGGGCGCGGAGCACGAACGCGACATGGCCCGGCTGAACCCGGTGCATGTGGTGATCGCCGGGCTGATCGCGGCGGCGGTGTTCATCGCGATCCTGGTCGTGATCGTGCGCCTGGTTGTGAGCCAGGCGGCGGCGTAG
- a CDS encoding SCO family protein, whose translation MAQQDSAPAAAASPRDPRIDARTRRGRLQMLMLLLVCASPVIASYFTYYVIKPRGGATNYGALVDPQRPMPPVRVTDEQGQAVPLEQFRGKWLLVSADPSACDEACAKKLFTIRQIRAGQGQDRLRIVPVWLVTDAGKIDERLVAAYNEPYAGVRFLRIDRQAAQQWLPAEPGKRAEDTLFLVDPLGNLMMRFPQDPDPKKVSGDLKKLLKVSRIG comes from the coding sequence ATGGCACAGCAAGACTCCGCTCCGGCCGCCGCGGCCTCGCCGCGGGACCCCCGCATCGACGCGCGCACGCGCCGTGGCCGCCTGCAGATGCTGATGCTGCTGCTGGTGTGCGCGTCGCCGGTGATCGCCTCCTATTTCACCTACTACGTGATCAAGCCGCGCGGCGGCGCCACCAACTACGGGGCGCTGGTCGACCCGCAGCGGCCGATGCCGCCGGTACGCGTCACCGACGAGCAGGGCCAGGCCGTGCCGCTGGAGCAGTTCCGCGGCAAGTGGCTGCTGGTCAGCGCCGATCCGTCGGCCTGCGACGAGGCCTGTGCGAAGAAGCTGTTCACCATCCGCCAGATCCGCGCCGGGCAGGGCCAGGACCGCCTGCGCATCGTGCCGGTTTGGCTGGTCACCGACGCGGGCAAGATCGACGAGCGCCTGGTCGCCGCCTACAACGAGCCCTACGCCGGGGTGCGCTTCCTGCGCATCGACCGCCAGGCCGCGCAGCAGTGGCTGCCGGCCGAGCCGGGCAAGCGCGCCGAGGACACGCTGTTCCTGGTCGACCCGCTGGGCAACCTGATGATGCGCTTCCCGCAGGACCCGGACCCGAAGAAGGTGAGCGGCGACCTGAAGAAGCTGCTCAAGGTCTCGCGCATCGGTTGA
- the rpoH gene encoding RNA polymerase sigma factor RpoH, which translates to MNAVLSADQTLTNNRLPTVPRNTGSFALTFPATVGNLDSYIQAVHRIPLLTAEEEQRLARELRDHDSVEAARRLVMSHLRLVVSIARQYLGYGLPHADLIQEGNIGLMKAVKRFDPDQGVRLVSYAMHWIKAEIHEYVLKNWRMVKVATTKAQRKLFFNLRSHKQGGHTFTPEQVEAVARELNVKPEEVMEMETRLSGGDLALEGQVDDGEEEFAPIAYLADNHNEPTRVMEAKRQDRMQVEGLEEALAKLDERSRRIIEARWLNVEDDGSGGATLHELADEFGVSAERIRQIEAAAMKKMKGALQAFA; encoded by the coding sequence GTGAACGCAGTCTTGTCTGCCGACCAAACCCTGACCAATAACCGTCTGCCGACGGTGCCCCGGAACACGGGCAGCTTTGCGCTGACCTTTCCGGCGACCGTGGGCAACCTCGACAGCTATATCCAGGCTGTCCACCGCATTCCGCTGCTGACCGCGGAGGAAGAGCAACGCCTCGCGCGCGAACTGCGCGACCACGATTCCGTCGAGGCGGCCCGCCGCCTGGTGATGTCGCACCTGCGGCTGGTGGTGTCGATCGCCCGCCAGTACCTGGGCTACGGCCTGCCCCACGCCGACCTGATCCAGGAAGGCAATATCGGCCTGATGAAGGCAGTGAAGCGTTTCGATCCGGACCAGGGCGTGCGCCTGGTGTCGTACGCAATGCACTGGATCAAGGCAGAAATCCATGAATATGTGCTGAAGAACTGGCGCATGGTCAAGGTGGCCACCACCAAGGCCCAGCGCAAGCTGTTCTTCAACCTGCGCAGCCACAAGCAGGGCGGGCACACCTTCACGCCGGAGCAGGTCGAGGCCGTGGCGCGCGAGCTGAACGTCAAGCCTGAAGAAGTGATGGAGATGGAAACCCGCCTGTCGGGCGGCGATCTGGCGCTGGAAGGCCAGGTCGACGACGGCGAAGAGGAATTCGCCCCCATCGCCTACCTGGCCGACAACCACAACGAGCCGACCCGCGTGATGGAGGCCAAGCGCCAGGACCGCATGCAGGTCGAGGGGCTGGAAGAAGCGCTGGCCAAGCTCGACGAGCGCAGCCGCCGCATCATCGAGGCGCGCTGGCTCAACGTCGAGGACGACGGCTCGGGCGGCGCCACGCTGCATGAGCTGGCCGACGAGTTCGGCGTGTCGGCCGAGCGCATCCGCCAGATCGAGGCGGCGGCGATGAAGAAGATGAAGGGCGCGCTGCAGGCCTTCGCCTGA
- the ctaD gene encoding cytochrome c oxidase subunit I, with protein MSTATPDALAHPHDHAHDDHAHDHPHGWRRWLFATNHKDIGTLYLLFSFIMLLSGGVLALLIRLELFEPGLQFFRPELFNQFTTMHGLVMVFGAIMPAFVGFANWMIPLQIGASDMAFARMNNFSFWLMPPAALLLAGSFFAPGGATAAGWTLYAPLSVQMGPGMDMAIFAMHIMGASSIMGSINIIVTILNMRAPGMTLMKMPMFCWTWLITAYLLIAVMPVLAGAITMVLTDRHFGTSFFSAAGGGDPVMYQHIFWFFGHPEVYIMILPAFGIISHVVPAFARKRLFGYSSMVYATASIAILSFIVWAHHMFTTGMPVTGQLFFMYATMLIAVPTAVKIFNWIATMWRGSMTFETPMLFAIGFIFVFTIGGFTGLMPAVAPIDIQLQDTYFIVAHFHYVLVAGSLFALFAGFYYWGPKWSGFMYNEARGQIHFWGSLIFFNVTFFPMHFLGLAGMPRRYADYPTQFADFNAIASIGALGFGLMQVYFFFFVVLPSYRGGQQAADKPWDGAEGLEWTVPSPAPFHTFEVPPQVR; from the coding sequence ATGAGTACTGCTACCCCGGACGCACTCGCCCATCCGCACGATCACGCGCATGACGACCACGCGCACGATCACCCGCATGGCTGGCGCCGCTGGCTGTTCGCCACCAACCACAAGGACATCGGTACGCTGTACCTGCTGTTCTCGTTCATCATGCTGCTGTCGGGCGGCGTGCTGGCACTGCTGATCCGCCTGGAACTGTTCGAGCCGGGCCTGCAGTTCTTCCGCCCCGAGCTGTTCAACCAGTTCACCACCATGCACGGCCTGGTGATGGTGTTCGGCGCGATCATGCCGGCCTTCGTCGGCTTCGCCAACTGGATGATCCCGCTGCAGATCGGCGCGTCCGACATGGCGTTCGCGCGCATGAACAACTTCAGCTTCTGGCTGATGCCGCCGGCCGCGCTGCTGCTGGCGGGCTCGTTCTTCGCCCCGGGCGGCGCTACCGCCGCGGGCTGGACCCTGTACGCGCCGCTGTCGGTGCAGATGGGCCCGGGCATGGACATGGCCATCTTCGCCATGCACATCATGGGCGCGTCGTCGATCATGGGCTCGATCAACATCATCGTGACCATCCTCAACATGCGCGCCCCCGGCATGACGCTGATGAAGATGCCGATGTTCTGCTGGACCTGGCTGATCACCGCCTACCTGCTGATCGCCGTGATGCCGGTGCTGGCCGGCGCCATCACCATGGTGCTGACCGACCGCCACTTCGGCACCAGCTTCTTCTCGGCCGCCGGCGGCGGCGACCCGGTGATGTACCAGCATATCTTCTGGTTCTTCGGCCATCCCGAGGTCTACATCATGATCCTGCCGGCTTTCGGGATCATCTCGCACGTGGTGCCGGCGTTCGCGCGCAAGCGCCTGTTCGGCTACAGCTCGATGGTGTACGCCACCGCCTCGATCGCCATCCTGTCGTTCATCGTGTGGGCGCACCACATGTTCACCACCGGCATGCCGGTGACGGGCCAGCTGTTCTTCATGTACGCGACCATGCTGATCGCGGTGCCGACCGCCGTGAAGATCTTCAACTGGATCGCCACCATGTGGCGCGGCTCGATGACCTTCGAGACCCCGATGCTGTTCGCGATCGGCTTTATCTTCGTGTTCACCATCGGCGGCTTCACCGGCCTGATGCCGGCGGTGGCACCGATCGACATCCAGCTGCAGGACACCTACTTCATCGTGGCGCACTTCCACTATGTGCTGGTGGCCGGCTCGCTGTTCGCGCTGTTCGCAGGCTTCTACTACTGGGGTCCGAAGTGGAGCGGCTTCATGTACAACGAAGCCCGCGGCCAGATCCACTTCTGGGGTTCGCTGATCTTCTTCAACGTGACCTTCTTCCCGATGCACTTCCTGGGCCTGGCCGGCATGCCGCGCCGCTATGCCGACTACCCGACCCAGTTCGCGGACTTCAACGCGATCGCGTCGATCGGTGCGCTCGGCTTCGGCTTGATGCAGGTGTATTTCTTCTTCTTCGTGGTGCTGCCGTCGTACCGCGGCGGCCAGCAGGCCGCGGACAAGCCCTGGGATGGCGCCGAGGGCCTGGAGTGGACCGTGCCGTCGCCGGCGCCGTTCCACACCTTTGAAGTTCCCCCGCAGGTCCGCTAA